DNA sequence from the Juglans microcarpa x Juglans regia isolate MS1-56 chromosome 5S, Jm3101_v1.0, whole genome shotgun sequence genome:
CTCTCTAGGAAGTCCCAGCTTGAAAATGTCCATATGCTATCATATTTAATAGTGAGGTTTCATAACAAAAAAGCCCATTGGGTTCACCCTTTTTTAAGTCTTGGATAACATGTTGGCTCAGGGACAGATTTCTTACCATTATAAACAACTAGACAAGTAGCAACTCTACATACATGAACAGAAGAGTTTAGGAACTCATTGGAATAAGTACCTAAATGCACGATAAAGAGGCCGATACCATAACACATAGGCTCCTGGAACCCCTGCTATGAAATAGATAATGGCTAGGAACCAAATTTTGACACCTACAACCAAAACCAAAGATATTCACCCCATTTACGATATTAGACAAATAATGAAGACCCCACAAATCCAGGACACATGTAGCATGTATCTGATCTCCCACCTTCTCCTTGAATCCACGCTGTAGTAACAGCAACGATATTCCAAGTAAGGCACAGAACCAATCCTGCATAACATAACCATCAATCACTAATGTCCATCACCTTCAGTGGCTTAGAACAAAGCACATGCTTTATACATAACATCTCAAAAAATACGTCATGTCACATAGAAACCAGAAATGCATTCTATCTTACAACCATGATTTCAAATCAGAACTGCAAGATTACACATTGCTAAGAAACAGGTAGAATACATATTAAGGAAAGTCCAGCCACTGACTTGACCGACAAAGATAGATTAATCCAAACCAGCCAGGCTTATCCTATAATTCACAGAGACAAATGCAAGCAATTAATCACCCTTTGTTCCTCATTGTGCTTCTAAAATTTGGGCATTCATACATGAAGTTTTGATATTAGAGGTAAATGGCCCACCATTGACACCCATGAATGGATCTAAGATGGAATATAAAATCCTGTTGAGTATACACGCAATAATCATGAAAAAGAACACAAATCTTCATTTCCACTCCTTCAAAATGATGGATGCATATGACATCAAGAACCATGAATTCCATGACATGCCATTTCCAACCAGATTTTTCCCTATGTGTCACACGCACCCCAACATGTAAGGACAAAACCTCTTAAAATGTCTTATATGTTGAGTTTGCCTTTAGGTGTCGAAAGAAAAGTTCAAGTGTAATGAAATGAcctttgaaagtttgaaaaggGTTATTTAGCAGAAAGATTTATAGAATAAACTGTACAAAATAAAGTCTAAGTAAACTTGATCTAGGTAGAAGGcataaatcaacctcaacaCAACCCTTGTTGTATACAGTATTTTACGAGGCGGAGGAGGGAAGAGGAGAGGAGCACTACCTCTATGCCCCAATAGGATTCAAGCCTTcaaaagggaaataaaaaaaaaaaaaccaaaaaaaaaaaaaaaaaaggcattcagAATAAGTCCGGTTACGAAGTGTCCTTGACTATCAAGCCATCCTCAAAGCCATTGGCAGATCCCTAGTTATCTAGTCAAGAAGCACCAAGCATATTATGAGCTTATTGAATGCAGCTCTTATCTCAGAGtaacatttattaaatatggaGAGAAACATTTACCCAACCAAGAAGATCATAACCATGTGCCCCAACACTAAAAACTTTCATTTATCAAGCTAATTCAGTTCAATCCTTTCCTCAAAcgaaaaataatgttaaaagtATCATTGCTGCTTCCTGGAAATATTAGCACATGAACCAGGTACAAAATCATAGATTGTCAAGCCATCCCCAGAGTCAATTGCATATCCCCAGCTATCCAGTACAGAAACACCAAGGGTATTTTGAGCTGAGTACAGCTCTCCTCTTAATACAAGAGTGGCAATTATTATCCATGGATGCTGGCCTCCTAGTTACTGCCATTCGACTTGATATTCCCATGTAAAAACCTATGCTCTCTAACACGTCAACTAATAGATCAAAGAAATGACGGCATGATGTTTACTGCCAGAAATTATAGATTCACTCCTCTCTTTATCTCGCTCCCACTCTCCAGAAGTAAAAGCATCTCTAGCTTCTAGACTCTAGAGGACACGACACTGCAGAGTTTTTCACCCTATCAGAGGATTGCATAGCACCATCAACATGTTCCTTAGAAACTATGGACTAGCAAGGAAGGTTATTTCACCACTAATGGCAGTTTCCAACATTCCAAACAGATCTAAAGAGTGGTAGTCAATTAGGTAGGGGGACGGAGCTGTTCAAAACCAATCCATTACTAATATATACTGCTCATATTATGATAATTGTCCCCAATGCAACTGTCCACACAACACTCACAATGGAACATTGTTCCGCCGAAGGCTTCTTTCAGGGAAAAGGAAAACCGAAAGGACACAATGCTTGACAAAAGGTTTTGAGCACAAGTTCTTTCTTTTGACGGAAACCGCCTCTTAGAGGGACAAGAAAGGGAGATGAAAAGGTATTTAGGATTAAACAGGTTtgagtacttataaaaaataaaacaggtttgtgttgaaagttgaagtaaaatgaaaatcttTTGATTGACAAATATAGCCAAAAATTTTCCCTATCCAACATAGAAGGATTGATGTGACCAATAATTATACAGAAACACCACATTAATGATAGGCACTACCAGCCTGAGTTAGATGCCTaacaatttcataaaagtaataACCATGAAATCAGGCAAAGGTTGACATACCTAAGAATGTTGAAAATGCAGTATACTgcaatttttgaagatgaattggtGTTTCATTTGCTATATCATGATGGATGATAGGAAAAAAAGGAGGCCAATTTTTCTCTTCAAGAACAATTCCAGCTGCAATCAAAAGGGAGAACTGAAAGTATGAATTTTGAGGCAGCATTATGAATAAAAACTTCACATGGAAATAGAACAGGTATAAAGTATATTGGAACATAAATGATCACATTTAAATGCAAAATGGAActgaataaaaccaaaaagacAATGGATGATAGAAATCAACTacggaaaaaaaataagaaataggCAAATGACAAAGCAAAGGGTCAACTTGCCCAggcccaaaaattaaaaattcaaatataaacagGAAGGGAACATTACCTCGTGCAGCAGCATCTTCTTTCCGTTTTACCTCCTGCATTGAAAACGCTTACTGGTGAAATTAACGGAAGTGATAGAAATCAACTAAGACATTGAACAAGAAGCAAAGTGCCCATATTAGTACAATGAAATCAACAGGAAACTAAACCTTCAGCCCTTTAAAGAAGATAATTCTACTAAAAATGGCAACCCTTTTTTGGTTAATTTGAAGGGTTTCCAAGGTCTAATATCcatgccaaaataaaaatctgtttcAAATCAATCATGTCAGTGACTTCAAGACACCAAACAATTTCCAGATCTTAGTCACAGAGATATAATTACATAATATGTTagttaagtttttttctttttttattggcactgggtgtccaggaacaacgTCCCAACTAATCCAACATACtatgttacatattatgttAGTTAAGTAAAGTAActatgtaatattatttgaaaagcCAACATATTGAGACAACAATTTTTCGATCGAAATGTAAGAGCCAACCATTTTTTTAACTCACACATAACTGGATTGCCATCAATGACTCGTGAATACTATAGTGTATTACTCCTCAGTATACTTAATCTCAATATGGCATCATAAACTGTAATgccaaatatgataaaatgagCACAGCTTAAGtgcatcaaatttaaaattgatagaAATGCCTTGTTGGCTGCCAGattggggaaaaaaagaagaatccTGGTAGCAAGATATATGATTCTTTCAGAAATATAAGAATTTGGGATTTGAATTACAACAAATGTATACCTGCTCACGCCTTCTCAACTCGGCCTCCTTAGCTTGGAgttccttctctttcttttgcaAATCCTTAATTTCAAACATGATAAGAAAATGTTAATATCAAATCCTTAACaccaaaaaagaaggaaaaacacAGACTCAGGTATTCAACGACCTTAGAATTTCGGCCCCCTGTAGCTGTGTCAATGGGTATATCAATTGTTGCATCATGGCCATAATTGAAACCTGCGGGTTCAGGCGGAAGAGGCGAAAGCCTAGAGTTTGTGGCAGGATTCTGAAAATGCACCAAGCATGGAGATGTGTTAAGAGTCCAAGGAGGAGTAAACTAAGAATctgttttcttttccctttttttcctttttagtgGGTGGAGGGAAGAGAACATAACCCCAAAATTTGGAAGAAAGCTGGATAACCAAAATCATCGGacaaggaaatgaaaaaagaaaattcaaactaTACATAACCATGCCTAAGATATTTTCCCCTGATAAATCTACACAACCCTTAGCTCACCCTCTAATCAAAGCaggttcaaagttcaaactcaGGCCTAGTGTGTCCAAATATACATGGTAACCATCTAAATTACAAGCACCATGGTTTGAGTACAATTATACCTTTGAAATAATAAGCAAAATAGTAAATTAAGGggggaaaaaaatcaaacagcACCTGGTTGATGTTTTCCAAATTTAAtgacatataataacatagaaAACGACACAACTATGCAAATTTCAGGCACTATACAAATACTAGAAAAACTCTTTGTAACATGCTCCAAGGTTGGACcaagaaaagaatattattgGTCCATAGTAGTTGGGGGTAAGATATTCCAACTCATTTTTTAGCGGGCCTGTCAGTTAGGTACTAAATCACCCCTCAGGActtattctaattattttattccaaaatgttttaaaattgtataattaGATTTGATAAGTTAGCTAAATATTAATTTCCAACATTAACTTTTAATATTGTGTAAGATAAAAGGATACAGAAAAATGGTTTCAAAAGTTCAAAAGAATAACGCATTATTAATTCTGATTTATAGgttgattttaaaataacacATCCAAGAGCCACCCCCAACTTattctcttccctctctcttcattttattttctattcatgtAGCTTTCCCCAAAACTGTAACACCTTAAGGGAAGGCCCATGCCACATTGGGACTCTATTCCTATAACATCtcaatggaaggctcaaaccatatggtctatactccaaaaggactagtcaatgataccaTGGAAtcccattgaaaccttataaagagcaagaaattttcattcccaaacaatgtgggacCCCATACACCACacccttattcttatcatatggggtatcacaatcccAAAAAAGACTAGCCAATGTTACAATCTCCCGTCCTCAAAGTCCATACATCCTAGTCTGGCATTCCATCATAGATGACATGGCTTAAGTCCCACACTCTTGGTTTGGAATAGGCTCTTATACTATTTGTAACGGCCCAAgaaaaggcccaaaccacatatGGGCCTATACACAGGCGGGACTGTCAATGGTACAATTGAAGCCCCATTGGAATCATtagaaagaacaagaacttctccaTCCCAAGCAACatgggatcccatacactacCTATACGTACCAATCAGCATGGAGTATCACAAAAACCTAACTTCTTTCCTTTCAGCTCTCCCCAATTTTCCTCCAATCAACGGAAAAATTATGCAATCATAGATAGCCAAACCCGCTATTGCCACACCTTTGAGGAATCCCAAGCTGCAGGGGTCAATTTCAGACACCCTATTTATTCTTTGTCCTAGTTCCCAGTTTTGGTTTTCCTCACTCTCTAATTCTGCCACCACATGCAGCCAGCCTCTCCAAGTCAGTCATCTCCTTCAATACAGATACCTAGGTGAGTAGCTGCACGCAATCTATATTGGGATGGTCtgcctccctttttttttttttttgaaaaaaaaatgtgctaacaaaagagaaaactaaggtcccatttggattgcaagatcccctcatctcaacatccaaacaccacaaacaaaCACTTCAACTTTTTGGTTACTCTATGTTCagctttttcatctaataattacaactctctcaaacttccaaacaaaatacaaaaaacaattcaattttttcaaatcccaaaaccaaaaataacattaaaaatttatattctagcaatgttttaactttataatatttttattcaatattgtctctcccctttcccaaaatctcataaaacatcttaactcaaaccatttttggttttagatgaaagtttaaaatattatttttaaatattatttttattttgggatttgaaaaagttgaattgagatttgaaaaagttgaattgtttattatattttgtgtagaagtttaagaaagttgtaatgatgagatgagaattttgtgtctcatcctaTACACCAAACAtataggcttcgtttggatagtgagatgagatgagatgatctgtgaatagtagtgaaatggtttgtgatcATCCAAACTCCAACTCTTGTACTAAAGATCTTCGGCTGTGTTTGATTGTTGGacccaactcaactcatctcaaaacAATCATTAATGAgacccactactttttcaattttctataaaaaaattaaactcatatcaacctacttcatatatttcaacctaaaaagttaaacccatctcaacgtaaaaaatttaaacccatctcaatgaaacctacaaaatactactattcacaactcatctcaacatccaaacgcagtctaAGTCTTGCAAATCAAACTCAAACTGTGCACACCACAACAAAACAGGAAAAAAGTACAAATTCCAAATATTGAGTCAATTAGCTAGATGatacatgtatgtatatattaaagtatatatTGTCAACCGGAAAGAAGGGGGAAAATTTTCTCTGAgggaaataaaatgaaaaagagagattACTTACTGTTGTGTAAAATGCACCTCCACCGTAGTTTGACTGCCCTGCCTTCCCCCTAACTGCTGGGTCCTGGAAGTAAAAGTTTTAGTAGTAAGAAGTTGCATAAAGAGTATGTCCAAAACATATATCCACCGTActtggaagaaagaaagaattataCCCTTAAAAGACCATAGAGGCAGTATGCATATATtgatgagaattaaaaaaaaaaaaattgataagttAAGATTGATGAGAATTAAAATCTTAACATTAGAAACTACATAACAACGTGAGCCCACCTAAATGTTCAGTTAAATCAGATCAAACACTTGGGATACTGGAGAGAATGCACAGCAGAAGAGGCATTCAACTTAAACACCACCATGAATTGGGAAAATTAAAATCGAATattgctattaattaataaagatCATGAGAGAAAAACCAATTAAAATTGGAATTACCGAACAAACACAAATCAATCATCTTAGAATGAAAACCAAGAAACCAATCAGTATGAAAACCAAGGTAAAATCACTTGCCACAATTGGTAAGGAGATATTTTCTATAGGTCGTGTAGAGATTaatagaggaaaaaattaagcaaaaatatttaatttccgCTAAAACAGAACGCTAGTAAAACATCAGGACTTAAAATCAAACATCCAATACAAGCAAACAATGAGGTATATAATACAAAGCAATTCAGTTTCAGGACAGAAACTCGATCTAACACTTAAGTGaaccaaaaacaacaaaattaacCAAACACCCGCTTCGCTTCCTGCATCAACCATTAAATCAAACAACTTaacaaaagagaaaattgaCAGTACAGAGACCGCATCTAAAGCAGAGTGGACTCACAGCGAAGGGATTGACTTGGTCTTCTTCGTCGAAAGGGTTTTTATCGTAACGGCCGGCCATGGAATTAGCAGGAGGAGGGACCAGTCTTCACAGAGAAATCTGGGTTTTTAGAAACTGTACAGACACAGAAAACAATACTTACAGAGGAAGCAAAGCGACAGCAAACGAGACGAATAAGAAAttctggagagagagagagagaggggaaaggTAGAGAGTGGAGAGCTTGTCTTTGGTCAAGCTTATAATTTATACGGTTtagaaagagaaacagagaagtgTGTCCGTTGGACGCTAATATTtactagaagaaaaatgatacgtGGTCATAATATGTAagcgtgtattttttttttttttctttaagtaaataaatatgaaatttatataaataaattaaatttttaataatatattttatttttttaaaaaaaaatatgcaatatttgAACTATCTATGAGTacttttagtattatttttactagaatgttatttctttttttcatttaaattaattttataatttttaatccttttacattttataatttttaatccttaattttataatttattttagtgattaatgtatataatatcAAAATCTATATTATGCAAAGGATCTTTtgagagtaatgttatatataattatgaattgtatAAATGCGGGacacttcttttaaattataaaaaaaaatatcatttcacatattttggactctctctttctaattataaaaataaatatttaaaaataaatgaaaccatTTTGACTCTAAATccacatatacatacatatatgtatatatatatatatattatatacttttaAAACACTTGCGAAGTTTTATCCAATCACTTTCTTAgcaactaaaatcatctcaacttatcattataatttttttaaatttcaacataaaatataataaacaattcaacttttttaaatctcaaaataataataatattaaaaaataatattctaacaatattttatcatctcaactcaactaaattcaattcaatttaacattcaaacgcaacctaaaacTGTATTAATAGgattatcaaattatattatagttacgaaattataaaaaagataatgCTATATTTGATCTTGAATGCATAAAGACCAAAGGACAACAGTACAGGACCGAGGATGCTATAATCATTGGTTGCAAAGTTACGTCattaatttgaaaatctttacactatatatgtcaaaatttaatttaaaaaaatagatttaaatatttaaatattataaatcaaattataacatatgattagtgtatgATGTTAATATAGTTTAATAAGATACtatcgtatttatttattttttataaaagatatttatgatttgatatatcatatcaaaaaatcaactttttatatttctcttttataccatttaacatttatcatttttaattagaatttatCTTGATATGTGATGTTGGACCAATATTAAAACCTCTAGTACTTTTAGCGTACGGAGATTTCTACTATGACGTGCATAGGAATTCCATTCCAATAAAATCTGATCACTCTTTTATACCTTGAGATGTTGACATCAATAGAGACGTTGGATCAGAATTCTCACCCAATTGGATAATTGTCGACTTCTTAGgactttaatttttaaaaatattttataaaaataaatttataaattaatgtatttttatgtaatttattatatttaatttacaataaaagtaaattcataataGACTTACTATATCAAaacacatcagtttgtaagtttatatttaaataaaattgatatgacatattttaaataatatttgtttataaATGGTTTATACGagcaattttaaatatattttattaaacaatGCATCCgaaaataacatattaaaaataaagaatgtttaacttttaatttttgcttTCAAAACTTGAAGATTGCtgtcatggaaaaaaaaaaacattttgttaACGTTAGAATCTTAGGATCAACAACTCTTTTTGCTCGAGAACTTTGAAGGAGGGAGTTGAAATTAATTCTCTGTTCTTGCTAGCTTCATAGGTCCATTTGGAGTCTCAAAGGCCTTCGATaccaatttcatttcattttgacttttgcttttaatttgatctatttaaattttaaaaagaattattttattttaaagttgtgaATGGGTAGTGTTTTGGATGTGTTTCGCAACACTTGGCAGCACCTTTCTGAACCTGCACTAACACAAATTCAGATAAGCTCAGGGGTGGTTTGAGAATTCTCTGATACTTAAATTAGTTTCCTTAGAATAATttcattggattagtcaaagttaaaagatattttttatgaatataagataaatttaacttttggctattccattcacataaatctccatattgaaatagttattttttcattatataataataaaataatataagatgaatttgattttagttattcacatcaaatcttcacattagattatatatttattcattatatagtaatgaataactaataattttaaaaatatttaatttttttaattattaatttatttaattttatcatattttattattctacctattatatattaattaataatcatattcttattaaattaatatatcactaacttaaattaatatatcaattatgataaaaatatgtgataaaaagaaagtgagagagaaataattaataaaatatgtatttgatgtatatacagtaactttcaaatttgaaaaaacttttgaaagtcactgtagccaaattctaaatatttagaatttagctaatccaatgtgagtatattttactctctaatagctaaatactcattgaatttagcttttaactaatctaatgagaatgctcttatttGAAATTGCCTTCCTAATTTAGCTTGAATACGAATGTATCTGGTAGTCAATTTTTATAAGAGGTTTAGGGAGGGCTACATGTTCATGTTGTGAGGGAGAAGTCCCATCACATTAATGCTTTGGATGCTTAGAGCATTGAATGCAACATAGCGTATTGGCGAAGGGTAATTAATGCGGCGTAGGTTTCTAATTGATACGTTGGCGACCTCTCGGCTCGTGTTAGCGGCACTTGCCTTTTCACCTCTTAGGGTGTGAGTGATGGTTGCTTCTCCTACACTTCCCCCTGTAGTCGCAACTTATGAATGCCTAGGGCATTAGTGATAGTTGCTTCTCCCGCACGTCCCATTTGTCCATTATGTTAGAACCTCAGTATTTTCCCTACGCGTCTTTCCTTAATCCTTATTTTTACCAATTCAAAGGTCTCCTGGCCAGGCCGAATGGACCCTTAGGCCATGAGATGGGCTTCTTATTTCCCATGGGGCTCTTGGTCTGGTTGAATAGATCCCAAGGCCGTGAGATGGACTTCTTATCTCTTGTTGGGCTTGGCTCACAAGGCTGTGGGTTTTTATCCCTTCCATTTATCCCACCAATTCTCATTGAACCTGTTCAATAGGAATTCAATTGctccctcttcttttttctttctccctcgtttcttcttttttttttgaaaccaCATCCTCTAATTCGTAGATTCAAATCCTTAGACTTCGCTGGGAATGTTGTTTGGCTCTCACCCACGTCGCTTCATACCACGTGTTTTACAGGATTTCAGCCAATCAGTATCCCTCTTTCTGACACAGGAGTGAAGGACGTCAATAGTCGCATCCTTCTTATTTAAAGGATGTTGTGctcacttttctttctttattgcGCCTTTTGCTCTTCCCATTCTTTGTTCTTCTTGCTCAAAACTCTTTTCTCTACTTCCTTTCTCCTCCGTCGTTTCTTTTGGTAATAATGGCTTCAAAGAAGGTCGTGCAGCCTAAGATTCTCGAGTGCTTGGACCCTTCGGAGGTACGTACAATGGCCCAGTTCTTCATTGGGCACAACTGGCACTCGGACGTCACCCTGGAGTCCTTGTCCTCACTGTCCTCCACCTTCCATGTCCCAGATTCGGTGGTTTTTTAGGTTCCTGATCCACGTGAGGGGGTTGTAGATTATGAGGGTTATGCTCTGAAGGTCGCCCTCTTCCCCAATATGTTTTCTTGCAGGCTAAGATTGCCATTTCCTAGCCCTATTCGTGACTTGATGGACCGTTTAGGCCTGGCCCTCACGCAACTCCACCCAAATGGTTAGAGGATTCTTATGTGTTGCTGCATCTTGTGGCATCGAGTCTTGTTGGAATCTAATCCTGAGCATGCTGACCTCACTTACCACGAATTTCTCTTGACACATAAGCTCATAAGATGAGAGGGGAATACCTGCAACTTCAGAGCAATGCATGCCCTTGTCTCCTTAGAGTAGCGCTACCACAAGGTCAAAGATCATATCTCGAAATTTTTATTCGTATCTGGCCGAGGATAGGAGTTCCCGATTGGATAGTTATCTCGTCGTCAGTTTCCCATCCGGGTCATATAAGGGGTTATGTtcaattagaatattatttttaatattattattgatttataaaagttaaattatttattatatttcgtgtaaaaatttaaaaaaaattgtaataataaaatgagatgatttatcTATTCAAACAAATCCTATTTTATCAATAGAAGGTTTTGTAAGCATATGAGAAATGATGCTGCtgctccttttttctttttctttctttttagcgattaagaaattattttttaataatattataattttttaaatattaaaaagtattaaaaaatgcaagagaaaaaaaagtaaaaaaagggGATAAAATGCACTGTCAGGAGCCCCATCTACTATAGAGCCACtcttaagaatattaatgagaagtttagatgagatgaaaatttaaagttgaataaaatattattagaatattattttttaatattattattgttttaatattttaaaaattaaattatttattatattttgtgtgagaattttaaaaaaaattgtaataattggATGAGTTCATATGAGTTGGAGACCTTTTATATCCAAACCGAGCCTTGTGTactatttttggaagaaaataaattaattattgttctcTTTTTTGGACAAATAGCATTAGAAACAATAACATAACCAAACGAATTTCACTTGCTAAACACAGTTAAAGGAAAGATCCGAACAAAGAGTTCATAAAATTCTACTTAATCATACTTCGATCCCTCGATACCAAGTTCCGCATGCAGACATATATGTTTGAAAtagattaatattatttatcatcctttcatcacatatgatttattatttttatttatctatttaaatacatatatttacacaataaatcaatttaatGACACACCAAACATACTAGTTATGTAAAAGTTTGCCACGTCCACTTTCATTAAagagtattgatattttaaacttttataaatataatggcACCCTACCCCCATTTTTCAGCTTACCCCACCTAGTATTGATATTAATAGGATGACGTTAATCTTATATTGTGTTggcctattttttaaaaaattatattgacacctcctttataaaattattttgattttatagattaattatttataagtccaatttaataaaataaaatgatctgatAACATGATAACACGTTTTTACTatcaataaaactaaaaaaagggAAGTCggatgatttttttcttctctaccCGCTTCCGTCTACAATTATGCAATTTCTAACTTTCTACTGCTAAAAGAAAATTCTCTTATCCTTACCATCTGCTTAAAGGTAAAAAATGGGAGCTTTTGATCATAGGCGCAATTAAGTGTTGTCTTGAAGCAAATTTGTTGTGCAGACTGCAACTCTCCTACAAGCTATAGTAAAAATAACATTGTGATAACCTAACTGCTTACGGCTACATACATAGTGATAGTTTTGCCACTATATACACGGTTtgacttttttctatttttttcccttttttttttccaattttcttcttctttcatatatataattgtattgaaTCTATTCATGCaatgtttttgaattttgttttttttcattctttcatgtATTGATGCAATtgtattttgaagttttttcactttttcccttctttcaaTTGAAGCATTTTGAAGT
Encoded proteins:
- the LOC121267400 gene encoding secretory carrier-associated membrane protein 3-like produces the protein MAGRYDKNPFDEEDQVNPFADPAVRGKAGQSNYGGGAFYTTNPATNSRLSPLPPEPAGFNYGHDATIDIPIDTATGGRNSKDLQKKEKELQAKEAELRRREQEVKRKEDAAARAGIVLEEKNWPPFFPIIHHDIANETPIHLQKLQYTAFSTFLGLVLCLTWNIVAVTTAWIQGEGVKIWFLAIIYFIAGVPGAYVLWYRPLYRAFRNQSAMNFGWFFLFYMVHIGFCVVAAVAPPIFFKGKSFTGILSAIDVVGNHSLAGIFYFIGFGLFCLETLISIWVIQQVYMYFRGSGKSAEVRREAARGAMRAGL